In Paenibacillus sp. BIC5C1, a genomic segment contains:
- the rsmB gene encoding 16S rRNA (cytosine(967)-C(5))-methyltransferase RsmB has translation MSGNTSGRPSGNGHKVAENAPGRGGNQRRPNSGKSGRAGHSSASSSSASGKSRSERPKTSARALAVKVLSAVEQEGAYSNLELNRRLKEAELSPADAGLATELVYGTIARLNTLDYFLERYVAKGVSKLQPWVRSLLRISVYQMLYLDRIPEHAVVSEAVNLAKKLGHQGISGMVNGVLRNMIRNRDELRIPDHLPAAERISLEHSHPLWMVERWISQYGEETAEAICRANNEPPAVSVRVNTTMTTREKLMLEMESTGAIVEPSRLSPDGILVRSGGNMALTSWYRDGLLSVQDESSMLVAEAVGPEEGQTVMDCCAAPGGKTAHMAEKMQDRGRIVSNDVHAHKRQLIMDQADRLGLSCIDAVTGDALDLDERYPEASFDRILLDAPCSGLGVIRRKPDVKWTKTAEDIQDISNLQRELLDRVAPLLKPGGILVYSTCTIEPAENEHRISDFLARHPEYKAAEDSAWSGMETADWKVVNGGVQILPQYAHSDGFFIARLTRIAD, from the coding sequence ATGAGCGGAAATACATCAGGCCGTCCGTCAGGAAATGGTCATAAAGTCGCAGAAAATGCGCCCGGGCGCGGAGGAAACCAACGTCGTCCGAATTCGGGAAAATCGGGTCGTGCAGGACATTCATCTGCATCCTCATCTTCTGCCAGTGGTAAATCACGCTCGGAGCGACCCAAAACATCTGCTCGTGCACTCGCTGTAAAGGTACTCAGCGCCGTTGAGCAAGAAGGAGCGTACAGCAACCTTGAGCTGAACCGGCGTCTGAAAGAGGCCGAACTAAGTCCGGCAGATGCCGGACTGGCTACGGAGTTGGTCTATGGTACGATCGCAAGATTGAATACCCTTGATTATTTTCTGGAACGCTATGTAGCCAAAGGTGTGTCCAAGCTGCAACCGTGGGTTCGTAGCCTGCTTCGCATCAGCGTGTACCAGATGTTATATCTGGACCGTATTCCGGAACACGCAGTGGTGAGTGAAGCCGTCAATTTGGCTAAGAAATTGGGTCATCAGGGCATCTCGGGTATGGTGAATGGCGTTCTGCGGAACATGATTCGCAATCGTGATGAACTGCGTATTCCCGATCATCTGCCTGCAGCTGAACGTATCTCACTGGAGCATTCTCACCCGCTGTGGATGGTTGAACGCTGGATCAGCCAATATGGTGAAGAGACAGCGGAAGCGATCTGTCGTGCAAATAATGAACCGCCTGCGGTTAGTGTTCGTGTGAACACGACAATGACTACTCGTGAGAAACTAATGCTGGAGATGGAGAGCACGGGGGCGATCGTGGAACCTTCCCGGCTTAGTCCAGACGGTATTCTCGTTCGTAGTGGTGGCAACATGGCACTTACGTCCTGGTATCGGGATGGCTTGCTGTCCGTTCAAGATGAAAGTTCCATGCTTGTAGCCGAGGCAGTTGGGCCTGAAGAAGGACAAACCGTAATGGACTGCTGTGCAGCACCCGGCGGAAAGACAGCCCATATGGCGGAGAAAATGCAGGATCGTGGACGGATTGTGTCCAATGATGTACATGCTCACAAACGTCAGTTGATCATGGATCAGGCAGATCGTCTGGGACTTAGCTGCATTGATGCTGTGACAGGTGATGCGCTTGATCTGGATGAGCGTTATCCTGAGGCATCATTTGACCGTATTTTGCTGGATGCGCCATGTTCCGGTCTAGGTGTTATTCGCCGCAAGCCGGATGTCAAATGGACCAAAACTGCGGAAGATATTCAAGATATCTCCAATCTGCAACGTGAACTGCTGGATCGGGTTGCACCGTTATTAAAGCCGGGGGGTATTCTGGTGTATAGTACGTGTACAATCGAGCCTGCGGAGAACGAGCATAGGATCTCTGACTTTTTGGCCCGGCATCCGGAATACAAGGCAGCTGAAGACTCTGCCTGGTCTGGTATGGAAACAGCCGATTGGAAGGTTGTGAACGGCGGTGTGCAGATCCTGCCACAGTATGCTCACAGCGATGGCTTCTTCATTGCCAGGTTGACAAGGATAGCGGATTAA
- the fmt gene encoding methionyl-tRNA formyltransferase, producing MNIVFMGTPEFAVPSLDMLIAEGYNVVGVVTQPDKPQGRKKVLTPTPVKAAAERHGLPVFQPVKLRAPEAVARLAEWKPDLIVTAAFGQILPKAVLDMPVRGCVNVHGSLLPKYRGGAPIQRSIINGEPVTGVTLMFMAEGLDTGDMISRVEVEITDEDTSGSMFVKLSEAGSKLLQEEMPRLIAGETTANAQDEADASYARNLTRDDEKMDWNRTSRELFNQIRGLVPFSGAFTMWDEQVFKVWAAANPKQADVLSSSDAGQAEPGTVLQLGKNGIEVRTGDGSLWLTEVQPAGKKVMQAADFARGGTLKPGTVLR from the coding sequence TTGAATATTGTTTTTATGGGAACGCCTGAATTTGCAGTTCCGTCTCTCGATATGCTTATAGCCGAGGGATATAACGTGGTTGGGGTAGTAACACAGCCAGATAAACCACAGGGGCGTAAAAAGGTGCTTACACCAACACCAGTCAAGGCTGCGGCAGAACGCCACGGCCTGCCTGTATTTCAACCAGTGAAACTGCGTGCTCCAGAAGCTGTAGCCCGATTGGCTGAATGGAAACCGGATCTGATTGTGACTGCGGCTTTTGGGCAGATTCTGCCCAAAGCTGTGCTGGATATGCCCGTTCGTGGTTGTGTGAACGTGCATGGCTCTCTTTTGCCAAAATATCGCGGTGGCGCCCCGATTCAACGTTCCATTATTAATGGAGAGCCGGTGACGGGAGTTACACTGATGTTTATGGCCGAAGGCTTGGATACGGGAGATATGATCTCACGTGTGGAAGTGGAGATTACGGATGAAGATACATCAGGGTCCATGTTTGTAAAGCTCAGCGAAGCGGGCTCCAAATTGCTTCAAGAAGAAATGCCGCGGCTGATTGCAGGCGAAACAACGGCTAATGCACAGGATGAAGCCGATGCTTCGTATGCTCGCAATCTAACTCGGGATGACGAGAAGATGGACTGGAATCGCACGTCGCGTGAATTGTTCAACCAGATTCGTGGTCTTGTGCCGTTCTCGGGTGCATTTACGATGTGGGATGAACAGGTATTCAAGGTTTGGGCAGCAGCAAATCCGAAGCAGGCAGATGTACTCTCATCATCGGATGCTGGACAAGCTGAGCCGGGAACGGTGTTACAATTGGGCAAAAACGGCATTGAAGTTCGCACAGGCGACGGTTCTCTCTGGCTTACTGAGGTTCAGCCTGCAGGCAAAAAAGTAATGCAAGCTGCTGACTTTGCCCGTGGTGGTACCCTGAAACCAGGAACGGTGCTGAGATGA
- the def gene encoding peptide deformylase, whose product MSIRIIVKEPDEVLHKRAKEVTKVTPNVQKLLDDMADTMYDAEGVGLAAPQVGILKRLIVIDCGDEQGLIKMINPEIISSEGEQFGPEGCLSIPGINGDVRRFETVTVKGLDREGKELTITGSGLLSRAFQHEIDHLDGVLFTDIAEKVYEIAADQTGPRRN is encoded by the coding sequence ATGTCGATTCGTATTATCGTGAAAGAACCAGATGAGGTACTACACAAAAGAGCTAAAGAAGTAACTAAAGTTACACCTAATGTACAGAAACTGCTGGATGATATGGCAGATACGATGTATGACGCAGAAGGCGTAGGTCTGGCTGCACCACAGGTTGGTATTTTGAAACGTCTGATTGTGATCGATTGCGGAGATGAGCAGGGCTTGATCAAGATGATTAATCCGGAGATTATTTCGAGCGAGGGAGAGCAATTTGGACCTGAAGGATGCTTGAGTATTCCTGGCATTAACGGTGATGTGCGTCGTTTTGAGACGGTTACAGTCAAAGGGCTGGACCGCGAAGGCAAGGAACTGACTATTACGGGAAGCGGATTGTTGTCACGCGCATTCCAACATGAGATTGACCATTTGGATGGCGTGCTCTTTACGGATATTGCTGAAAAGGTATACGAAATTGCAGCCGATCAAACCGGGCCGCGTCGTAACTAA
- the priA gene encoding primosomal protein N' → MEIAKVIVDVPVKETDRPFDYLVPESMREWIEIGSRVGVPFGHRTVQGFVIDLVPRTGTETFKLKPIQELLDIVPPLSEDLVELAEWMSERYASNRILSLQVMVPTALKGKAERYISLGDALDGQMAGSASGEEVLFVWGEESTSEKVQQDIIRFVKSRGQVPLQQLSRKYPNHAALIKKLLLSGVLLESQAIKDKLNKKTMKSINLAVDAAAAEEALTSFPAKAQRQKEVLAFLLEMKELLPMAMKELLSTLQVSAATVKGLEEKGLVVTEDVEVFRDPYQGRKFRATEPLNLTDEQQLVYNNINGRLQERRHGVFLLHGVTGSGKTEVYLQTIQRCIEQDRQAIVLVPEIALTPQMVERFKGRFGDQVAVMHSRLSGGERYDEWRKIREGQVKVAIGARSAVFAPFSRLGLIIMDEEHETSYKQEETPKYHARDVAVKRAQQHQAVVVLGSATPSLESYYAARSQSNDDFAPLLLEMPTRALGNKLPEVRIVDMREELKDGNRSMFSRALHKGLEERLERGEQTVLLLNRRGYSTFVMCRSCGYVAGCPECDISLTYHQRSNNLRCHYCGYAEAAPEVCPDCGSEHIRYFGTGTQRVEEELAKLFPGIRVIRMDVDTTSEKGSHEKLLKQFREKKADVLLGTQMVAKGLDFPDVTLVGVITADSALNLPDFRAAEKTFQLLTQVAGRAGRHQLPGEVFVQSYTPEHYSIGHASQHDYVSFVREELLHRRNLQYPPYCRLILVTFSHEQLPVLIRLAENYTRILKEKANAAGWLGSLDRFSNNAFDVLGPVASPIPRIKNRYRFQCMIKWRGDVDAIGLALATARRMDDDVQAQKLQISLDVDPQMLM, encoded by the coding sequence ATGGAAATCGCCAAGGTTATTGTCGATGTTCCTGTGAAGGAAACGGACCGGCCGTTTGATTATCTGGTGCCGGAATCCATGCGTGAATGGATTGAGATTGGCAGCAGGGTAGGTGTACCTTTTGGTCATCGGACGGTGCAGGGTTTCGTAATTGATCTGGTGCCTCGCACGGGTACGGAGACTTTCAAACTCAAACCGATTCAGGAATTGCTGGATATCGTTCCACCGTTGTCAGAAGATTTGGTTGAATTAGCCGAATGGATGAGTGAACGTTATGCCAGCAATCGGATTTTGTCTTTGCAGGTGATGGTACCGACTGCGCTGAAAGGGAAAGCAGAACGGTATATCTCACTTGGAGATGCCCTGGACGGACAAATGGCAGGTTCTGCGTCAGGTGAAGAAGTTCTTTTTGTGTGGGGAGAAGAATCGACTTCAGAAAAAGTGCAGCAAGATATTATTCGTTTTGTGAAGAGTCGTGGGCAGGTTCCCCTGCAACAATTGAGTCGTAAATACCCCAATCATGCTGCGCTGATCAAGAAGTTGTTGCTCAGTGGTGTCCTGCTGGAAAGTCAGGCGATTAAGGACAAGCTGAATAAAAAAACGATGAAATCCATTAATCTAGCTGTGGATGCAGCAGCTGCGGAAGAGGCATTGACTTCATTCCCGGCAAAGGCGCAACGGCAGAAGGAAGTTTTGGCCTTCTTGCTGGAAATGAAAGAACTGTTGCCGATGGCGATGAAAGAATTGTTGTCCACACTTCAGGTATCAGCGGCTACAGTCAAAGGACTGGAGGAGAAAGGGTTGGTTGTGACGGAGGACGTCGAAGTCTTCCGTGACCCTTATCAGGGCCGGAAGTTTCGTGCGACCGAGCCACTGAATCTGACCGACGAGCAGCAGCTTGTCTATAACAATATTAATGGTCGATTACAGGAAAGGCGCCATGGCGTCTTTTTGCTTCATGGTGTAACAGGTAGCGGCAAGACGGAAGTATACCTCCAGACCATTCAGCGCTGTATTGAACAGGATCGACAGGCAATTGTACTTGTACCTGAGATTGCACTGACACCACAGATGGTAGAGCGTTTTAAAGGACGTTTTGGTGACCAGGTTGCTGTGATGCATAGTCGGTTGTCCGGTGGGGAGCGTTATGATGAGTGGCGCAAAATTCGGGAAGGTCAGGTGAAGGTTGCCATTGGCGCCCGTTCAGCAGTCTTTGCTCCGTTCAGTCGTCTTGGTTTGATCATTATGGACGAGGAGCACGAGACTTCATATAAACAGGAAGAAACTCCGAAGTATCATGCCCGTGATGTAGCGGTAAAAAGAGCACAGCAGCACCAGGCGGTCGTAGTCCTGGGTTCAGCGACACCTTCGCTGGAAAGTTACTATGCTGCCCGTTCGCAGAGCAATGATGATTTTGCACCACTGTTGTTGGAGATGCCTACCCGCGCACTTGGTAATAAGCTGCCAGAGGTACGGATTGTTGATATGCGCGAAGAGCTGAAGGATGGAAATCGCTCGATGTTCAGCCGCGCCTTGCACAAAGGATTGGAAGAGCGGTTGGAGCGTGGGGAACAGACCGTGCTTTTGCTGAATCGACGTGGCTATTCCACCTTTGTAATGTGTCGCAGTTGTGGATACGTTGCAGGCTGTCCCGAGTGTGATATTTCATTAACCTATCATCAGCGCTCAAACAATCTTCGTTGTCACTATTGTGGATATGCGGAAGCAGCACCAGAAGTGTGCCCGGATTGTGGCAGCGAGCATATTCGATATTTTGGTACAGGTACACAGCGGGTAGAGGAAGAATTGGCGAAACTGTTCCCGGGTATTCGCGTCATTCGGATGGACGTGGATACAACGAGTGAAAAAGGTTCGCATGAGAAGTTATTGAAGCAGTTTCGTGAGAAAAAGGCAGACGTATTGCTGGGTACCCAGATGGTTGCCAAAGGGCTTGATTTTCCTGATGTCACCCTGGTCGGAGTCATCACAGCAGACTCGGCACTCAATTTGCCGGATTTCCGGGCTGCCGAAAAAACATTTCAGCTGCTCACCCAGGTGGCGGGCCGTGCAGGTCGACATCAACTGCCGGGCGAGGTATTTGTCCAGTCCTATACACCAGAGCACTATTCGATTGGGCATGCGAGCCAGCATGACTATGTTTCGTTTGTCCGTGAGGAGTTATTGCATCGGCGCAATTTGCAGTATCCGCCATACTGTCGCCTGATTTTGGTGACCTTCTCACATGAGCAGCTTCCGGTACTGATCCGGCTGGCTGAGAACTACACACGAATACTGAAAGAAAAGGCAAATGCTGCTGGCTGGTTAGGCAGTTTGGACCGTTTCAGTAATAATGCTTTTGATGTGCTTGGCCCGGTAGCATCACCGATTCCTCGGATCAAGAATAGATACAGATTCCAATGTATGATAAAATGGCGGGGGGATGTCGACGCCATTGGACTGGCGCTCGCGACGGCCCGGCGCATGGACGACGATGTTCAGGCGCAAAAACTGCAAATTAGTCTGGATGTAGACCCGCAAATGTTAATGTGA
- the coaBC gene encoding bifunctional phosphopantothenoylcysteine decarboxylase/phosphopantothenate--cysteine ligase CoaBC, with protein sequence MLNGKKIVLGVTGGIAAYKAATLCSRLVQKGADVHVIMTNSAKQFITELTLQTLTRNVVYSDTFDEREPSVVSHIHLADMADLVLVAPATANVIAKMAHGMADDMLSTTLLATTAPVMIAPAMNVHMYDHPAVQHNMCLLTERGTLMIEPGEGQLACGYVGKGRLEEPETIVDVVERFFEQQESAKRERNEQLSLLSGKKVVVTAGGTIERIDPVRYITNDSSGKMGFAIAATARDLGADVTLVMGNTQVQPPANVKVIPVQSAQDMYDAVAGEWDDADIVVKAAAVADYRPKEVYTEKIKKKGDTLSLELIKNIDILETLGKQKSHQFLIGFAAETNSLEMYAREKLERKNCDLIVANDVTQAGAGFGTDTNAVHIYDREGLVEKLQVVAKEEVARRLLSIAAERIAGRN encoded by the coding sequence ATGTTAAACGGTAAAAAAATCGTGCTTGGTGTGACTGGCGGCATAGCCGCATACAAGGCGGCTACATTATGCAGCAGACTGGTGCAAAAAGGAGCGGACGTTCATGTCATTATGACGAATTCCGCGAAACAGTTTATTACCGAATTAACGCTGCAAACCTTGACCCGAAATGTGGTATATAGTGATACATTTGATGAGCGGGAGCCTTCGGTCGTCTCGCATATCCATCTGGCTGATATGGCCGATCTTGTTCTGGTTGCTCCGGCAACAGCCAATGTGATTGCCAAAATGGCACATGGGATGGCTGATGATATGCTCTCTACAACCTTGCTGGCGACCACTGCTCCGGTAATGATTGCACCAGCGATGAATGTACATATGTATGATCATCCGGCGGTACAACATAATATGTGCCTGTTAACGGAGCGCGGAACCCTGATGATTGAACCGGGTGAAGGTCAACTGGCGTGCGGGTATGTGGGCAAAGGACGTTTGGAAGAACCAGAGACGATTGTCGATGTGGTGGAACGTTTTTTTGAACAGCAGGAGTCTGCCAAACGGGAACGTAACGAACAGCTTTCGTTGTTGAGCGGGAAAAAGGTTGTAGTCACTGCAGGAGGTACCATCGAACGCATTGATCCGGTGAGGTATATTACCAATGATTCCTCTGGAAAAATGGGTTTTGCCATTGCAGCGACAGCGCGTGATCTGGGGGCAGATGTGACTTTGGTTATGGGGAATACCCAGGTTCAGCCGCCAGCCAATGTAAAGGTGATCCCGGTACAGTCTGCGCAGGATATGTATGATGCGGTAGCAGGTGAGTGGGATGATGCAGATATCGTGGTTAAGGCCGCGGCTGTTGCGGATTATCGCCCCAAGGAAGTGTACACGGAGAAAATCAAGAAGAAAGGCGATACATTATCGCTTGAACTTATTAAAAATATAGATATTCTTGAAACGCTGGGCAAGCAGAAGAGCCATCAATTTTTGATTGGTTTTGCTGCGGAGACAAATTCATTAGAAATGTATGCACGTGAGAAACTGGAACGGAAAAACTGTGATCTGATCGTAGCCAATGATGTCACCCAGGCGGGTGCCGGATTTGGAACAGATACCAACGCGGTGCACATCTATGACCGTGAAGGTTTGGTGGAAAAGCTTCAGGTGGTGGCCAAGGAAGAGGTGGCTCGCCGGTTGCTTTCGATTGCGGCGGAGCGCATTGCCGGGAGGAATTAA
- the rpoZ gene encoding DNA-directed RNA polymerase subunit omega produces the protein MLYPSIDEMMNKVDSKYSLVVAASRRARQLREGEKTDLRNARSHKQVGVALEEIYGDLLVVIKGQDEEEEE, from the coding sequence ATGCTGTATCCTTCTATTGATGAAATGATGAACAAAGTCGACAGCAAGTATTCCCTTGTTGTTGCCGCTTCCCGCCGGGCAAGACAGCTTCGTGAAGGTGAGAAAACGGATTTGAGAAATGCCAGATCCCATAAACAGGTTGGCGTTGCACTTGAAGAGATTTATGGTGATCTGCTCGTTGTCATCAAAGGACAGGACGAAGAGGAAGAAGAGTAA
- the gmk gene encoding guanylate kinase — translation MSKGLLVVLSGPSGVGKGTVCSALRKRVPELIYSVSATTRQPRLGEEHGVNYFFRSHEEFLNMIAEDQLLEHAEYVGNYYGTPRDFVEKTINEGRDIILEIEVQGALKVKEKFPEGIFVFLLPPSLDELKDRIQGRGTESQATIDHRMSVAVDEISLLEQYDYAVVNDEIDLACKRIESIIIAEHCKINK, via the coding sequence ATGTCTAAGGGATTACTGGTAGTGTTGTCCGGCCCATCTGGGGTCGGGAAGGGTACAGTATGCAGCGCTTTGCGCAAACGGGTGCCGGAATTGATTTATTCTGTATCGGCAACGACTCGTCAGCCACGTCTGGGTGAGGAACATGGCGTCAATTATTTCTTCAGAAGCCATGAAGAATTCCTGAACATGATTGCTGAAGATCAATTGTTGGAACACGCAGAATATGTAGGGAACTATTACGGAACACCGCGTGATTTTGTGGAGAAAACGATTAACGAAGGCCGGGACATCATTCTTGAGATTGAAGTTCAAGGCGCGTTGAAAGTGAAAGAGAAGTTTCCGGAAGGGATCTTTGTATTTCTGTTGCCTCCTTCATTGGACGAGCTTAAAGATCGCATTCAGGGCCGTGGTACGGAAAGTCAGGCGACGATTGATCATCGGATGTCCGTCGCGGTAGATGAGATCAGTCTGCTGGAGCAGTACGATTACGCTGTCGTTAATGATGAAATTGATTTGGCGTGTAAACGAATAGAAAGCATCATTATCGCCGAACATTGTAAGATCAATAAATAA
- the remA gene encoding extracellular matrix/biofilm regulator RemA, producing MAIKLINIGFGNIVSANRIISIVSPESAPIKRIIQEARDRHMLIDATYGRRTRAVIITDSDHVILSAVQPETVAHRLSSKDDDNDE from the coding sequence ATGGCAATCAAACTCATTAACATTGGATTCGGTAACATCGTATCGGCGAACCGGATTATATCCATCGTGAGTCCGGAATCGGCGCCGATCAAGAGGATTATACAAGAGGCAAGAGACCGTCATATGCTGATAGACGCAACGTACGGAAGACGTACTCGCGCCGTGATTATTACGGATAGCGATCATGTCATTCTGTCTGCGGTTCAGCCAGAAACGGTCGCCCATCGTCTTTCTTCGAAAGATGATGACAACGACGAATAA
- a CDS encoding YicC/YloC family endoribonuclease, with protein MSFSMTGYGQSAFHFGGYKVQLEIKSVNHRYCEVMMRLPREWTCYEDGLRKKVQSRLKRGRIDVYVMKEKDEDQALPAVLNEQAVRAYLQAAEQLESRYGMQGKPSIMDMLALPDVMVHSDGTSSLPEEQKDEWERVLQQGLEEALSGLEQMRAREGLHLASDLERRVSRLESLHTEMLALAPTVVSDHRNKLRQRLTEMQEEGSFPFDEHKLGMEIAMFADRSNIEEELTRLLSHFGQSRELLKSDEPVGRKLDFLIQEMNREVNTIGSKANHLALVNRVVEMKAELEKIREQAANIE; from the coding sequence ATGTCATTCAGTATGACCGGATACGGTCAATCCGCCTTTCATTTTGGAGGCTATAAGGTACAATTGGAAATCAAGTCTGTCAATCATCGTTATTGCGAAGTGATGATGCGTCTCCCAAGAGAGTGGACGTGTTATGAAGACGGATTGAGGAAAAAGGTACAGAGCCGCTTAAAACGTGGGCGGATTGATGTTTATGTGATGAAAGAAAAAGATGAAGACCAGGCTCTTCCCGCTGTTCTGAATGAGCAGGCGGTCAGGGCCTATCTTCAGGCCGCAGAGCAATTGGAGAGCCGCTATGGTATGCAGGGCAAACCGAGTATTATGGATATGCTGGCACTTCCAGATGTCATGGTTCATTCGGATGGGACGAGTTCGCTTCCGGAAGAGCAGAAAGACGAATGGGAGCGTGTCCTGCAGCAGGGGTTGGAAGAGGCTTTATCCGGTCTGGAGCAGATGCGCGCCCGCGAGGGTCTTCATCTGGCCAGTGATCTGGAACGACGTGTCAGTCGTCTGGAATCACTGCATACCGAGATGCTTGCTCTTGCGCCGACTGTGGTGAGTGATCATCGCAACAAGTTAAGACAAAGGCTTACGGAAATGCAGGAAGAAGGCTCTTTCCCTTTTGACGAGCATAAATTGGGTATGGAAATTGCTATGTTTGCCGATCGTTCTAACATAGAGGAAGAGCTTACGCGTCTACTGAGTCACTTTGGACAGAGCAGGGAGCTGCTGAAAAGTGATGAGCCAGTAGGCCGCAAGTTGGACTTTCTTATTCAGGAGATGAATAGGGAAGTCAATACGATTGGATCAAAAGCCAACCATTTGGCTCTGGTGAACCGTGTTGTCGAGATGAAGGCGGAACTGGAGAAAATTCGTGAGCAAGCGGCGAATATCGAATGA